The following proteins are encoded in a genomic region of Nicotiana sylvestris chromosome 4, ASM39365v2, whole genome shotgun sequence:
- the LOC138890113 gene encoding uncharacterized protein produces MGGVLYTFTWRSKSKETVLIKVHRYVTYDEFVDKIIAGCELTYYPSDMSITYMHSIGEKHTKVAPFKKKNYDCLSYYLEDENKPILKVPVVERLVDFPNSPLMEQHDNHGLNDIKEDLLNSDIPKMDPLDMDIPETEEKEYANFPGVESNSHEVEPTSQSSHNYDGTKFYKGLSFKNKYELVVSLKLASLKAPFSFKSVKSTKFVYCVKYVDNNCKWWLRAIKYISTDRFYITRYKNEHTCGSQHLTEKHPHASADVIGEYIHSKFEEGKGPSNKEFMETVRLDLGCNVSYWKCIKGGHIAKAMVRGTPEHGYEILNAYRYALRKENEGSKTTLKLDNKGKFQHISIAIGISKFYPQAHHGFCMRHLAENLRKNFHCGDLLHHYYSTAKAYRIDEFNDHFQQIKNNDVRVAKYLEEDVGFHKWSRAHFPGNKYVNVNSPGYWTFQFKHLRRYEVLTTNIAESVNSMFLLEKEFPITALFDEINRRFAQKFHKRRMQFLNTPIICVPSVEKKINKNATFGNKLLVHPIREFDLDKIPCPHAMEALTVEIGDQYGTSIYDYTSDFYYIDTYVNAYVIGINPVPSEECWDVPPELVERKIPPPSCEIQLGRRKTKWIPASGELKKKQNRCSICKRTGHKRTTCKKRTEGTSNTIVA; encoded by the exons ATGGGTGGAGTCCTCTACACGTTTACTTGGCGTTCGAAGAGTAAAGAGACGGTTCTAATAAAGGTTCATAGATATGTTACGTATGATGAGTTTGTTGACAAGATTATTGCTGGTTGTGAATTAACTTATTATCCGAGTGATATGTCCATAACTTACATGCATAGCATTGGTGAAAAGCACACTAAAGTAGCTCCctttaaaaaaaagaattatGATTGTTTGAGCTATTATTTGGAAGATGAAAATAAGCCCATTCTAAAGGTACCTGTGGTTGAAAGATTGGTAGATTTTCCAAATTCACCTCTAATGGAACAACATGATAACCATGGATTGAATGATATTAAAGAAGATCTTTTGAATAGCGATATTCCAAAAATGGATCCTTTGGATATGGATATACCAGAAACCGAAGAAAAAGAATATGCAAACTTTCCTGGAGTTGAAAGCAACTCACACGAGGTAGAACCGACATCACAAAGCAGCCACAATTATGATGGCACGAAGTTTTATAAGGGTTTAAGTTTCAAAAACAAATACGAGCTAGTTGTGTCATTGAAGCTTGCTTCTTTAAAGGCTCCTTTCAGTTTCAAATCAGTGAAGAGTACTAAATTTGTGTACTGCGTCAAATATGTAGACAATAATTGCAAGTGGTGGTTGCGAGCCATCAAATATATAAGTACTGACAGGTTTTATATTACTAGGTACAAGAATGAGCACACATGCGGGTCACAACATCTTACAGAAAAGCATCCACACGCCTCAGCGGATGTCATTGGTGAATACATCCATTCTAAGTTTGAAGAGGGAAAGGGTCCATCTAACAAAGAATTTATGGAAACAGTTCGTTTGGATTTGGGTTGTAATGTTAGTTATTGGAAGTGTATAAAGGGAGGTCATATTGCAAAGGCTATGGTAAGGGGGACTCCAGAGCATGGGTATGAAATTTTAAATGCATACCGCTACGCACTTAGGAAGGAAAATGAAGGAAGCAAGACGACACTGAAGCTTGATAACAAAGGGAAGTTTCA GCACATAAGCATAGCAATTGGGATCTCAAAATTTTACCCTCAGGCTCATCACGGATTTTGCATGAGgcaccttgctgaaaatcttcGCAAAAATTTTCATTGCGGAGATTTGCTTCACCATTATTATTCTACAGCTAAAGCATATAGGATTGATGAGTTCAATGATCAttttcaacaaataaaaaatAACGATGTAAGAGTTGCCAAATATCTTGAGGAGGATGTTGGGTTTCACAAATGGAGCAGAGCGCACTTCCCTGGTAATAAGTACGTTAATGTGAACTCCCCTG GTTACTGGACTTTCCAGTTCAAACATCTAAGAAG GTATGAAGTATTGACCACAAATATTGCTGAGTCTGTTAACTCAATGTTTCTACTCGAAAAAGAATTCCCCATCACTGCCCTATTCGATGAGATTAACAGGAGGTTTGCTCAAAAATTCCATAAGAGGCGTATGCAGTTCCTCAACACTCCAATCATTTGTGTCCCTTCAGTTGAAAAGAAGATTAATAAAAATGCAACATTTGGCAACAAGCTTTTGGTTCATCCAATAAG AGAGTTTGACCTAGACAAAATACCTTGCCCACATGCTATGGAAGCCCTTACAGTTGAAATTGGTGATCAATACGGAACAAGCATTTATGACTATACTTCTGACTTTTATTATATAGACACATACGTGAATGCATATGTCATAGGAATTAATCCAGTGCCTTCTGAAGAATGTTGGGATGTTCCTCCGGAGCTTGTTGAGAGAAAAATACCTCCACCTTCATGTGAAATTCAACTGGGAAGAAGGAAGACAAAGTGGATTCCAGCAAGCGGGGAACTAAAAAAGAAGCAAAACAGATGCTCCATATGCAAAAGGACTGGCCACAAAAGAACTACTTGCAAGAAGAGAACTGAAGGAACAAGCAACACTATTGTAGCTTAA